In the Arachis ipaensis cultivar K30076 chromosome B10, Araip1.1, whole genome shotgun sequence genome, one interval contains:
- the LOC107621173 gene encoding pollen-specific leucine-rich repeat extensin-like protein 3, whose amino-acid sequence MAHHHHPKLLASSFLILFTFSSLSTFSHAHFLLEELHFNNERLKNAYVALQAWKQAIYSDPYNTTANWVGSDVCSYNGVFCAPALDDPSLDVVAGIDLNHADIAGHLPGELGLLTDLALFHINSNRFCGIVPPCMENLTLMHEFDISNNRFVGGFPNVVLKWSDMKYLDLRYNDFEGSLPPQLFEMDLDAIFLNNNRFTSVLPATLGKSKASVITFANNKFTGCIPKSIGKLNKLNEILFMGNKLGGCFPQEIGMMEDLNVLDLSDNNFVGTLPNMTGLQNVEVIDIARNELSGYVSDSVCQLPSLKNFTYSDNYFNGEAPACAVAVAAYKGSISTTVFDDSGNCLTGRKNQKKTRVCLPVLTRPVDCSKACGDGEGGGNNNNNKAPSLTPKKSPPKPKVSKPHSPPPPSPPPPVSSPPPPPSPVYSPPPPPTYSPPPPPPVHSPPPPTQSPPPPPPVYSPPPPTMSPPPPPPVFSPPPPTRSPPPPPVYSPPPPTYSPPPPTPIYSPPPPTKSPPPPPVYSPPPPAWDDDVVLPQHFGSAYRSPPPPAIIGY is encoded by the coding sequence aacaTTTTCACATGCACACTTTCTTCTAGAAGAACTTCATTTCAACAATGAGAGGCTTAAGAATGCCTATGTTGCTCTCCAAGCATGGAAACAAGCTATCTACTCTGATCCTTACAACACAACCGCTAATTGGGTTGGCAGCGATGTTTGCTCCTACAATGGCGTCTTCTGCGCTCCCGCTCTCGACGATCCCTCCCTCGACGTCGTCGCCGGCATCGACCTTAATCATGCTGACATTGCCGGACACCTTCCCGGAGAGTTAGGCCTCTTGACCGACTTGGCGCTTTTCCACATCAATTCCAACAGGTTTTGCGGAATCGTACCTCCATGCATGGAGAATCTAACCCTCATGCACGAATTTGACATAAGTAACAACCGATTCGTTGGTGGATTTCCCAACGTGGTTCTCAAATGGTCAGACATGAAGTATCTGGATCTTAGATACAACGATTTCGAAGGGTCTTTGCCGCCGCAACTGTTCGAGATGGATCTGGATGCAATCTTCTTGAACAATAACCGTTTCACCTCTGTTCTCCCTGCCACTCTCGGCAAATCCAAGGCTTCGGTTATTACTTTCGCTAACAACAAGTTCACAGGCTGCATTCCGAAATCGATTGGAAAGTTGAACAAGTTGAATGAGATTCTCTTCATGGGGAACAAACTGGGTGGTTGCTTCCCTCAAGAGATTGGAATGATGGAGGATTTGAATGTTTTGGATCTTAGCGACAACAATTTTGTAGGTACTCTGCCTAACATGACGGGTTTGCAGAACGTGGAGGTTATAGACATTGCAAGGAATGAGCTTAGCGGTTATGTGTCTGATTCTGTTTGTCAATTACCTTCTCTGAAGAACTTCACTTACTCTGATAATTACTTCAACGGGGAAGCTCCAGCTTGTGCTGTTGCTGTTGCTGCTTATAAGGGTTCAATTAGTACAACTGTTTTTGATGACTCAGGAAATTGTTTGACTGGAAGGAAGAATCAAAAGAAAACTAGGGTGTGTTTGCCGGTACTAACTCGGCCTGTAGATTGTAGCAAGGCTTGTGGTGACGGAGAAGGAggtggtaataataataataataaggccCCCTCGTTAACACCGAAAAAGTCACCTCCAAAGCCAAAGGTTAGTAAACCAcattcaccaccaccaccatcaccaccaccaccagttagttctcctcctcctcctccatccCCTGTTtactcaccaccaccaccacctacatactctcctcctcctcctccaccagTGCACTCTCCACCGCCACCAACTCAATCACCTCCCCCACCACCACCAGTTTACTCTCCCCCACCTCCAACTATGTCACCTCCTCCTCCACCCCCAGTGTTCTCTCCACCACCACCAACTCGGTCACCACCACCTCCCCCAGTTTACTCGCCACCACCACCAACTTACTCACCTCCTCCTCCAACCCCAATAtactcaccaccaccaccaactaagTCACCTCCTCCACCCCCAGTTTACTCGCCACCACCACCAGCATGGGATGATGATGTCGTCCTCCCACAACACTTTGGATCTGCATACAGGTCACCTCCTCCACCGGCTATTATTGGatactaa
- the LOC107620753 gene encoding uncharacterized protein LOC107620753 isoform X2, with protein sequence MDEKTQPLNKKNDDDEEDKVVAERQEPNPPAATGGWGFSSFSFLSDLQKAAAVAAEEISRNAAAVAETASKSFAELHDGAEDSEPEKDAAGESPTEKESDDEDDKLRKSALDKLEKASEDSLLSQSLKVFDNSVETFASGAWTALGNAWRGSTELVQRLENSASNLAGSVQQGGPPGSNATSLLETGKAFTAKGMQVLEYVGKETMDLLISETGIDVEKPNTEGGEQKDEDQLSEEVTFDRCFYIYGGPEQLEELEALSSHYALLFNRRKAKLSAEQKSVYDGKLKEVQQIFNLSTEMDGTSADLNKGKTVKRENEGSGDEMKNLHDSSVNKAAEMAAGFTNVLAGLAVNDIIQRTTGRLESLHSEGVHFLNF encoded by the exons ATGGATGAGAAAACGCAGCCTCTCAACAAGAAAAACGACGACGACGAGGAAGACAAAGTAGTCGCTGAACGACAAGAGCCCAATCCGCCAGCTGCCACCGGAGGCTGGGGATTTTCGTCCTTCTCCTTTCTCTCCGATCTTCAGAAGGCCGCTGCCGTTGCCGCCGAAGAGATCTCTCGCAAT GCTGCTGCAGTTGCAGAGACAGCTTCAAAGAGCTTTGCGGAGTTGCATGACGGTGCTGAGGATTCAGAACCAGAGAAAGATGCTGCTGGAGAATCTCCTACTGAAAAGGAAAGTGATGATGAGGATGACAAATTGAGAAAATCTGCGCTGGATAAATTGGAGAAAGCTAGTGAAGATTCATTACTTAGCCAG agctTGAAGGTTTTTGATAATTCTGTTGAGACATTTGCTTCTGGAGCATGGACTGCCTTGGGAAACGCATGGAGAGGGAGCACTGAATTGGTTCAGAG GCTTGAGAATTCAGCATCAAACCTTGCAGGATCCGTACAACAAGGTGGGCCTCCAGGTTCTAATGCAACTTCCCTATTAGAG ACTGGAAAAGCTTTTACTGCAAAGGGAATGCAAGTGCTTGAATATGTTGGTAAGGAGACAATGGACCTATTAATCAGTGAAACTGGAATTGATGTTGAGAAGCCTAATACAGAAGGTGGAGAACAAAAAGATGAGGATCAATTATCAGAGGAAGTGACATTTGATCGATGCTTTTACATTTATGGAGGTCCGGAGCAGTTGGAG GAACTGGAAGCTCTGTCTAGTCATTATGCCCTGTTGTTTAACCGAAGAAAAGCAAAGTTATCAGCAGAGCAAAAGTCTGTATATGATGGGAAACTGAAAGAGGTCcaacaaatttttaatttgagtaCTGAAATGGATGGAACCAGTGCTGATTTAAACAAAGGAAAGACAGTAAAGAGAGAAAATGAAGGAAGCGGTGATGAGATGAAGAATTTACATGATTCAAGTGTCAACAAGGCTGCTGAAATGGCTGCAGG TTTTACGAATGTGTTGGCTGGGCTAGCTGTTAATGATATAATTCAGAGAACTACTGGAAGATTAGAATCTCTTCATTCTGAGGGAGTTCAT TTTCTCAACTTCTAA
- the LOC107620753 gene encoding uncharacterized protein LOC107620753 isoform X1 → MDEKTQPLNKKNDDDEEDKVVAERQEPNPPAATGGWGFSSFSFLSDLQKAAAVAAEEISRNAAAVAETASKSFAELHDGAEDSEPEKDAAGESPTEKESDDEDDKLRKSALDKLEKASEDSLLSQSLKVFDNSVETFASGAWTALGNAWRGSTELVQRLENSASNLAGSVQQGGPPGSNATSLLETGKAFTAKGMQVLEYVGKETMDLLISETGIDVEKPNTEGGEQKDEDQLSEEVTFDRCFYIYGGPEQLEELEALSSHYALLFNRRKAKLSAEQKSVYDGKLKEVQQIFNLSTEMDGTSADLNKGKTVKRENEGSGDEMKNLHDSSVNKAAEMAAGFTNVLAGLAVNDIIQRTTGRLESLHSEGVHRLSEMCCFSVSQLLMLGKSIISCANKIEDGEVDEDKVNIEWPEDVSAKAKIIRLNAQTMIGYVEAVSNSFITGLFPKNN, encoded by the exons ATGGATGAGAAAACGCAGCCTCTCAACAAGAAAAACGACGACGACGAGGAAGACAAAGTAGTCGCTGAACGACAAGAGCCCAATCCGCCAGCTGCCACCGGAGGCTGGGGATTTTCGTCCTTCTCCTTTCTCTCCGATCTTCAGAAGGCCGCTGCCGTTGCCGCCGAAGAGATCTCTCGCAAT GCTGCTGCAGTTGCAGAGACAGCTTCAAAGAGCTTTGCGGAGTTGCATGACGGTGCTGAGGATTCAGAACCAGAGAAAGATGCTGCTGGAGAATCTCCTACTGAAAAGGAAAGTGATGATGAGGATGACAAATTGAGAAAATCTGCGCTGGATAAATTGGAGAAAGCTAGTGAAGATTCATTACTTAGCCAG agctTGAAGGTTTTTGATAATTCTGTTGAGACATTTGCTTCTGGAGCATGGACTGCCTTGGGAAACGCATGGAGAGGGAGCACTGAATTGGTTCAGAG GCTTGAGAATTCAGCATCAAACCTTGCAGGATCCGTACAACAAGGTGGGCCTCCAGGTTCTAATGCAACTTCCCTATTAGAG ACTGGAAAAGCTTTTACTGCAAAGGGAATGCAAGTGCTTGAATATGTTGGTAAGGAGACAATGGACCTATTAATCAGTGAAACTGGAATTGATGTTGAGAAGCCTAATACAGAAGGTGGAGAACAAAAAGATGAGGATCAATTATCAGAGGAAGTGACATTTGATCGATGCTTTTACATTTATGGAGGTCCGGAGCAGTTGGAG GAACTGGAAGCTCTGTCTAGTCATTATGCCCTGTTGTTTAACCGAAGAAAAGCAAAGTTATCAGCAGAGCAAAAGTCTGTATATGATGGGAAACTGAAAGAGGTCcaacaaatttttaatttgagtaCTGAAATGGATGGAACCAGTGCTGATTTAAACAAAGGAAAGACAGTAAAGAGAGAAAATGAAGGAAGCGGTGATGAGATGAAGAATTTACATGATTCAAGTGTCAACAAGGCTGCTGAAATGGCTGCAGG TTTTACGAATGTGTTGGCTGGGCTAGCTGTTAATGATATAATTCAGAGAACTACTGGAAGATTAGAATCTCTTCATTCTGAGGGAGTTCAT AGACTATCTGAAATGTGCTGTTTTTCAGTTTCTCAACTTCTAATGCTTGGCAAATCCATCATTTCTTGTGCCAACAAAATCGAGGATGGAGAAGTTGATGAAGATAAGGTGAACATAGAGTGGCCTGAAGATGTTTCTGCCAAAGCCAAGATCATAAGGTTAAATGCCCAGACAATGATAGGATACGTGGAAGCAGTTTCGAACAGTTTTATTACAGGTTTGTTTCCTAAAAATAATTAA
- the LOC107620758 gene encoding probable 2-oxoglutarate-dependent dioxygenase At5g05600: protein MGDIDPAFIQSTEHRANNHKKLVEVVEIPVIDMLQSREELISKIGRACEEWGFFQVTNHGVSSEVSSRAEAAAKMFFEQSTEEKRKVKRDEVNAMGYHDGEHTKNVRDWKEVFDYLVQNSAQVPLIESHEKELRTITNQWPQSPPDFREALEEYSREVEKLAYKLLELISLSLGLAGDKFHGCFKDQLSMVRLNHYPPCPFPDLALGVGRHKDSGALTVLAQDDVGGLQVKRKSDGEWIPVTPTPGAFIINVGDMVQVWSNDKYESVEHRVVVNTERERFSIPFFFFPSHKVMVKPVEELVNEKNPPRYREYNWGHFYAHRNRTDFKKRDLENIQIYHFRILD, encoded by the exons ATGGGAGACATAGACCCAGCTTTCATACAATCCACAGAACACCGTGCCAACAACCACAAGAAGTTGGTGGAAGTTGTTGAAATTCCAGTCATAGACATGTTGCAAAGCAGAGAAGAACTTATCTCCAAGATTGGAAGGGCATGCGAGGAGTGGGGATTCTTCCAAGTAACCAATCATGGGGTTTCCTCTGAGGTGAGCTCAAGAGCGGAGGCTGCGGCGAAGATGTTCTTCGAGCAAAGCACGGAGGAGAAGAGGAAAGTGAAACGAGATGAAGTGAATGCCATGGGGTACCATGATGGAGAGCATACGAAGAACGTAAGGGATTGGAAAGAGGTGTTTGATTATCTTGTTCAGAACTCAGCACAAGTTCCACTCATTGAGTCCCATGAAAAAGAGCTCAGGACTATTACCAACCAATGGCCTCAATCCCCTCCTGATTTCAG GGAAGCATTGGAGGAGTATTCCAGGGAGGTGGAAAAGCTAGCATACAAGTTGTTGGAGCTGATTTCATTGAGCTTGGGGTTGGCTGGTGACAAGTTCCATGGTTGCTTCAAGGACCAGCTAAGCATGGTGAGGCTCAATCACTATCCTCCGTGCCCGTTCCCTGATCTAGCTCTCGGTGTCGGCCGCCATAAGGATAGCGGTGCCTTAACCGTGCTTGCCCAAGATGATGTTGGAGGCCTGCAAGTTAAGAGAAAATCAGATGGTGAATGGATCCCAGTTACACCAACCCCAGGAGCATTTATCATCAATGTAGGGGACATGGTTCAG GTTTGGAGCAATGACAAGTATGAAAGTGTGGAGCACAGAGTGGTGGTGAACACAGAGAGAGAAAGGTTCTCcattccattcttcttcttcccaTCTCACAAGGTTATGGTGAAGCCTGTGGAGGAGTTGGTGAATGAGAAAAACCCTCCAAGGTATAGAGAATACAACTGGGGCCACTTCTATGCTCACAGAAACCGCACTGATTTCAAGAAGCGTGATCTGGAGAATATCCAAATTTATCACTTCAGAATTTTGGATTAG